A genomic region of Caulobacter sp. NIBR2454 contains the following coding sequences:
- the murD gene encoding UDP-N-acetylmuramoyl-L-alanine--D-glutamate ligase gives MIPVRGFEGKTVAVFGLGRTGLTAARALLAGKAKVVAWDEKAAGRDAAEAEGLTVKDLWAADWSGISALLLSPGVPLTHPKPHWVVEKARAAGVEILGDIELFARSVNAAPSHKRPKVAAITGTNGKSTTTALLGHICRSAGRDTRIGGNIGYGVLGLEDMHGGAVYVLETSSYQLDLTSSLKADAAVILNISPDHLDRHGGMEGYVAAKRRILLNQDKGDTAIIGVDDPWCQQICTEITAANRRTIWPISSGRAMGRGVYALQGVLYDATGDRVTEVADLLRARSLPGRHNWQNAAAAYAAARALGISMADAAEGLRTFPGLAHRMETVATIGNVRFVNDSKATNADAARQAMSSYPRFYWIAGGVPKAGGIDSLTDLFPRIAKAYLIGDAAPAFGAALKDRAPSKECGTLEAAVMAAYADAKSSGEDAVVLLSPACASFDQFADFEARGDAFRSAVLSLSKTPKGATA, from the coding sequence ATGATCCCGGTTCGCGGTTTCGAGGGCAAGACAGTCGCCGTGTTCGGCCTTGGCCGGACTGGTCTGACGGCCGCGCGCGCCCTTTTGGCGGGCAAGGCCAAGGTCGTGGCCTGGGACGAGAAGGCCGCGGGCCGAGACGCCGCCGAGGCCGAGGGCCTGACGGTCAAGGACCTGTGGGCCGCCGACTGGTCCGGCATCTCCGCGTTGCTGCTGTCGCCGGGCGTGCCCCTGACGCATCCCAAACCGCACTGGGTGGTTGAGAAGGCGCGCGCCGCCGGGGTCGAGATCCTGGGCGACATCGAACTCTTCGCCCGCTCGGTGAACGCCGCCCCGTCACACAAGCGACCCAAGGTGGCGGCCATCACTGGCACCAACGGCAAGTCCACGACCACGGCGCTGCTGGGCCACATCTGCCGCAGCGCGGGGCGGGACACCCGTATCGGCGGCAACATCGGCTATGGTGTTCTGGGCCTTGAGGACATGCACGGCGGGGCCGTCTATGTGCTGGAGACCTCGTCCTATCAGCTTGACCTGACCAGCAGCCTGAAGGCCGATGCGGCGGTCATCCTCAACATCTCGCCCGACCATCTGGACCGCCATGGCGGCATGGAGGGCTATGTGGCCGCCAAGCGCCGCATCCTGCTGAACCAGGACAAGGGCGACACGGCGATCATCGGAGTTGACGATCCCTGGTGCCAGCAGATCTGCACCGAGATCACCGCCGCCAACCGCCGCACCATCTGGCCGATCAGCTCGGGTCGCGCCATGGGCCGCGGCGTCTATGCGCTGCAAGGGGTGCTGTACGACGCCACGGGCGACCGGGTGACGGAGGTCGCCGATCTGCTGCGGGCCCGCAGCCTGCCGGGGCGGCACAACTGGCAGAATGCGGCCGCCGCCTACGCCGCCGCCCGCGCGCTGGGCATTTCCATGGCCGACGCCGCCGAGGGTCTGCGCACCTTCCCCGGGCTCGCGCACCGGATGGAGACCGTGGCGACCATCGGCAATGTCCGCTTCGTCAACGACTCCAAGGCGACTAACGCCGACGCGGCGCGCCAAGCCATGTCGTCCTATCCGCGCTTCTACTGGATCGCCGGGGGCGTTCCGAAAGCGGGGGGCATCGACAGCCTGACCGACCTGTTTCCGCGCATCGCCAAGGCCTACCTGATCGGCGACGCCGCTCCGGCGTTCGGCGCGGCGCTGAAGGATCGTGCGCCGTCCAAGGAATGCGGGACGCTGGAGGCCGCCGTCATGGCCGCCTATGCCGACGCCAAGTCGTCGGGCGAGGACGCGGTGGTGCTGCTGTCGCCCGCCTGTGCGTCCTTTGACCAATTCGCCGATTTCGAAGCCCGGGGCGACGCGTTCCGGTCCGCGGTGCTGAGCTTGTCCAAGACCCCCAAGGGGGCGACGGCGTGA
- the murG gene encoding undecaprenyldiphospho-muramoylpentapeptide beta-N-acetylglucosaminyltransferase, translated as MTGKVAVVAAGGTGGHMFPAQALAETLIARGWRVVLATDERGELYADKFPAEEKLFLSAATFKKGDPIGMIRAGLAILQGVMQARKAFKRLNPAVVVGFGGYPSLPALLAATGQKRPTVIHEQNAVLGRVNRFMAPKVTELACAFPTLEMASPAAKARAHVIGSPVRPAIQALHDQPYEAPGDEGPIHLLITGGSQGARLLSELVPEAVIRLPEDIRMRLEIQQQTRAESMDNARRLYANALVKAEIAPFFRDMAGRLGKAHLVVGRAGASTVCELAVAGRPSILVPLKIAADDHQRYNARLLEDAGAAAVALEDELTTDSMAGALNALLRDGPRLARMAASAHAAGTPDAAEKLADLVEATAR; from the coding sequence ATGACCGGCAAGGTCGCCGTCGTCGCCGCCGGGGGAACTGGCGGGCACATGTTCCCCGCCCAGGCGCTCGCCGAGACCCTGATCGCGCGCGGCTGGCGAGTGGTGCTGGCGACCGACGAGCGCGGCGAGCTGTACGCCGACAAGTTTCCCGCTGAAGAGAAGCTGTTCCTGTCGGCCGCGACCTTCAAGAAGGGCGACCCGATCGGCATGATCCGCGCCGGCCTCGCGATCCTGCAAGGCGTGATGCAGGCGCGAAAGGCGTTCAAGCGTCTGAACCCGGCCGTGGTCGTGGGGTTCGGAGGCTATCCCTCCCTGCCGGCGCTGCTGGCCGCGACGGGGCAGAAGCGCCCGACCGTGATCCACGAACAGAACGCGGTGCTGGGCCGAGTCAATCGCTTCATGGCCCCCAAGGTCACGGAGCTGGCCTGCGCCTTCCCGACGCTCGAAATGGCTTCGCCCGCCGCCAAGGCGAGAGCGCACGTGATCGGAAGCCCGGTGCGTCCGGCGATCCAGGCCCTCCACGACCAGCCTTATGAAGCGCCGGGCGACGAAGGGCCGATCCACCTGCTGATCACGGGCGGCAGCCAGGGCGCGCGCCTGCTGTCGGAACTGGTGCCCGAGGCGGTGATCCGCCTGCCCGAGGACATCCGCATGCGGCTGGAGATCCAGCAGCAGACCCGGGCGGAATCCATGGACAACGCCCGCCGGCTCTACGCCAACGCCCTGGTGAAGGCCGAGATCGCGCCGTTCTTCCGCGATATGGCCGGCCGTCTGGGCAAGGCGCATCTGGTGGTCGGGCGGGCCGGCGCCTCGACGGTATGCGAACTGGCGGTGGCCGGACGGCCCTCGATCCTGGTGCCGCTGAAGATCGCCGCGGATGATCACCAGCGTTACAACGCCCGCCTGCTGGAAGACGCCGGCGCCGCGGCCGTGGCGCTGGAGGACGAGCTGACCACCGACAGCATGGCCGGGGCGCTGAACGCGCTGTTGCGGGATGGTCCGCGACTAGCCCGCATGGCGGCTTCGGCCCACGCGGCGGGCACGCCGGACGCCGCCGAGAAGCTGGCCGATCTGGTCGAGGCGACCGCCCGCTAG
- the ftsW gene encoding putative lipid II flippase FtsW, translating into MSSERNNAHAFARTDQSRFGVWWWTTDHWLLGGVAALIVVGVLLSFASSPAAALRMGIDDPFHFALRQCVFAGAAAFILIASSMLTPRGVRRTAFFVYIVAILIMAALPFIGHTAKGAARWVAIGGFTLQPSEFMKPALIVLVSWMFSEGQKGEGVPGVSIAFGLYALAVGLLLIQPDVGQTVLITVAFGAAFWMAGVPLSWIMGLGVLAMSGLASTYFLFDHVRARVTKFLSPEQADTHQITRASEAISAGGLFGRGPGEGVMKRHVPDLHTDFIYSVAAEEYGLVFSLALIGLFAFVVVRGMYKAMKLSDPFEQVAAAGLFVLLGQQAIINVAVNLNLIPTKGMTLPFISYGGSSMLAMGLTLGMALALTRRRPGAYSSSDTLARAGAFA; encoded by the coding sequence GTGAGCAGCGAGCGCAACAACGCCCACGCCTTCGCCCGCACCGACCAGTCGCGCTTTGGCGTGTGGTGGTGGACGACCGATCACTGGCTGCTGGGCGGGGTCGCGGCCCTGATCGTTGTCGGGGTGCTGCTGTCCTTCGCCTCCAGCCCGGCGGCGGCGCTGCGCATGGGTATCGACGACCCGTTCCATTTCGCCCTGCGTCAGTGCGTGTTCGCCGGCGCGGCGGCCTTCATTCTTATCGCGTCTTCCATGCTGACGCCCCGGGGCGTGCGGCGGACGGCGTTCTTCGTCTACATCGTCGCCATCCTGATCATGGCTGCCCTGCCGTTCATCGGCCATACGGCCAAGGGCGCGGCGCGCTGGGTGGCCATCGGCGGCTTCACCTTGCAGCCTTCGGAATTCATGAAGCCGGCCTTGATCGTGCTGGTCTCCTGGATGTTCTCCGAGGGTCAGAAGGGCGAAGGGGTGCCGGGGGTGTCCATCGCCTTCGGCCTGTACGCGCTGGCGGTCGGTCTGCTGCTGATCCAGCCGGATGTCGGCCAGACCGTGCTGATCACCGTCGCGTTCGGCGCCGCGTTCTGGATGGCCGGTGTGCCGTTGTCGTGGATCATGGGCCTGGGCGTTCTGGCCATGAGCGGGTTGGCCAGCACCTATTTCCTGTTCGATCACGTGAGGGCGCGCGTCACCAAGTTCCTGAGTCCCGAACAGGCCGACACCCACCAGATAACCCGCGCCTCCGAGGCGATCAGCGCCGGCGGCCTGTTCGGCCGGGGTCCGGGCGAGGGCGTGATGAAGCGTCACGTGCCCGACCTGCATACCGACTTCATCTATTCGGTGGCGGCGGAGGAATATGGCCTGGTCTTCTCGCTGGCGCTGATCGGCCTGTTCGCCTTCGTCGTGGTGCGCGGGATGTACAAGGCCATGAAGCTTTCCGACCCGTTCGAGCAGGTGGCCGCGGCTGGTCTTTTCGTGCTGCTGGGCCAGCAGGCGATCATCAATGTCGCCGTGAACTTGAACCTGATCCCGACCAAGGGCATGACCTTGCCGTTCATCTCCTATGGCGGCTCGTCCATGCTCGCCATGGGCCTGACCCTGGGCATGGCGCTGGCGCTGACCCGCCGTCGCCCCGGGGCCTATTCGTCGTCGGACACGCTGGCCCGCGCCGGCGCGTTCGCGTGA